Sequence from the Corallococcus sp. EGB genome:
CAGCTCCTTGGCCGGACGGAAACCGACCGTCTTCGACGCCTTGAGCTTCATCATCTCGTTGGTCTGCGGGTTGCGGATCTTCCGCGCCTTGCGCGAGCGCAGCGACCAGGTGCCGAACCCGGGGTAGCTGAAGCGCGAGTCCTTCTTCACCGCCTTGCCGATGTTGGTGAAGACGCTGTCGAGGATCTGGGCGGCTTGCTTCTTCGTGAGCCTCGACTGCGCAGCCACCACCTCCACGAGCTCTGCCTTGGTCATGACACCCCTCCCTCTGTGCGTTGTCTGGCGTTGAACGAGCGGATGGCGGAGGTAACAAATCGAGGTTTCGACTGTCAATGCGCCACCTGCTCCCAGGCCGGAAATTCGGCCTCCGGATGAAAACTGGCCTCTGAAAATACACCCGGTAGAGAGAGGGAGGATCGCATCTTTTGATACATCCTCACACTCCTGCTTTTGCCATCCGGGAAAGTGATCGCTTGATGATCGATTCCGCATGAAAGGCATTGGAAAATCGATCACTTGGCGGTGGGGGCTGATCCAGCTCCAGCAGGGTGCCGTCAGGGGGCTAGAGTGCCTGCCCGCATGTCCACCCGACTGCTGCCATGGCTCCTGGTCCTGCTGTGCGCCTGCTCGCGGCCGACGTCCCGGCCCCAGCCCCAGGCGGCGGCCGAGCTCTGGGTGGACGGCGCGGCGTCGAACGGTGACGGCACCCGGGAGAGGCCCCTGAGGACGCTGACGGAGGCCCTGGCCCGTCCGGGCCCGAAGCGGGTGCACCTGGCCGCCGGCCGCTACGAGGGTCCCGTCCAGCTGTCAGAGGGAACGAGGCTCATGGGAGAGGGGCCCGGCACGGTCCTGGCGGGGACCGGCCCGGGCATGACCGTGGTGGACGCATCGAGGGACACCGCCGTGGAGGCCCTGCAAGTGGCGGGAGGGGACTGGGGCATGGAGGCTCGGGGCCCCGTCCAGGTCCATGCCGTGACCTTCCGGAGTCAGGCCCGGGGAGCCATCCGCCTGGCGGCAGGTTCACTGGAGGGCAGAAGCCTGCGCTTCGAGGCAGGAGCGGGCAGCCAGTCCCGGACCTGTTCCCTCCTGGACACAACGCTTCCCGCGGAGCCCCCCTCCACCGAGGCTCCGGATGGCCTCGGCGTGCTCGTGGAGGCAGCAGCCCCGGGGGATGCGGCGCCCTCGCTGATCCTCCGGGACGGCGTGTTCGTGGGGCCCTACGAACGCGCCGTCCGTGCCCGGGGCGGGGCCACGGTCCGCCTGGAAGGGGTGTGCTTCCAGGGGCCTCGGATGGCGCTGAGCCAGGAAGGCGGCGCGGCGGAGGTGGAGCGGGCGCGGGCCTCGGGAGGTGCGGGCACGGCGTTCTCCACGGTGGAGGGCGCGCTGACGCTGGTGGATGTGCGGGTCCAGGGCCACGAGTACGGCGTGACGGCCAACCGGGCGCGGGTGTCGGTGCGAGGCTTCACCTCGGAGCACGCCACGCGCGCGGGCCTCGGGCTCACGGCGACGAGCGGCCTGCTGGAGGACGTGGCGGTGAAGGACGCGGGCAGCTACGGAGCCCTGCAGCTCACGGCCTCGGACCTGGAGGTGCGGCGCTTCCGCCTGGAGGGTTCGAGGGAATACGGCGTGGTGGCGCTGCAGGGGCGGCTGCGCTTGCGCGACGGCGTCATCACGGGTGTGAGCACCGCGGATGGCGTCGCGGGGGACGGCCTCCACCTGCGCCAGGTGGAAGCGGACGTCGACACCGTGAGCGTCCAGGGCGCGAAGGGCTCCTGCGTGTTGGCATCCCAGCATGCGCGGGTGACGCTCCAGAAGGCCCGGCTCTCGGGCTGCGGGCTCGCCGGGTTGGCGGTGGATACACAGGCCACCCTGGAGTCCCGGAACATCGACGTGCGAGACACCGCCGGTTCCGTGGTGCTGGCCATCGAAGGAGGGCAGTTGCAGGTGGAGAGCCTCACCGCGAAGGACGCGCGAGGCGAACTGGTCTCCACCGACTGCGAGGAGCAGACGCGCGTCCACCTGCGCCACGTCGACTCGAGCACAACGCGAGGCCTGCGCTCCCCCTGCGTCCAACTCGACGCCCGCCCTCGCGCCGGAACGCCTCAGCCCTGAGGGGGAGCACTCGTGGGAGGCAGCGGCGTGGCGCGCCTTTCGAGCCACTCGCGGATGACAGGGTAGACCTCCACGGGCGCGCCGGTGCCGAAGATGAGGTCTCCGTGGCCGTAATCCATCTTGTCCCCGTGGTCCCGGCCGAAGACGTGCAGGGTGCGGTCCGGTGAGGTGAGCAGCGCGTACTGCGCCTCCACGTTGGCCGCGGTGGCCAGCCGGTCCGCGCTGCCGCCCATCACCAGCACGGGCATCTGGAGCTTCGCGATTCCCGCGCGCCAGTCCGTCTTGCGGTCGTAGGAGCGGAACGCGTCGTGGGAGATCCAATCCTGGAACTGGAGCAGCACCTTGCGGCTCATCGCCGCCATCATGTTGACGGACAACTGCCGCAGGACGCGCGGAGGGACGTGCCGGGGATTCACCACGATGTCCGACAAGGGCAGCGCCAGGTAGCCCAGGAAAGGTGCCATGCTGGCGCTCACCCACGCCTGCCGGATGCTCCCGGGCCACGCCGCGCGCACGCCCAACGAGATGAGCGTCCGCAGGAACGGCTCCGACTTGAGATACACCGGCGCTCCCAACTCGAGCAGACCCGCCAGCTTCTCCCCATCAGGCCCCTGCGCCACGCCGTAGCCCACCAGTCCTCCCAGCGAGTGGCCCAGCCAGAAGGCCTGCTTCGCGCCGGACTCCTTCAGCGCCAGCTCCAGCAGCGCAGGGCCGTCGTGCAGGATGTGGTCATCGACGGTGAAGTCCGTGGCCCGCCGGCCCTGGGGCGGACGCTGCGAGTGCCCCGTGCCGCGCCACTCCACGCTGAAGCAATCGAAGCCGGCCTCGGTGAGGTAGTGGGCGACGGAGTAGGGTGGTTCGAAGTCGAAGGTGAAGCGGTTGGCCGCCAGCCCGTGGCACAGCAGGACGGGCTCGGCGAAGCGGCGCACCGGGGCCCGCCGCGCGTGCACGGTCAGTTCCCACCCATCCGCGCAGCGCACGCGCAGCCTGTCGGGAAGAGGGCCCTTGAGGCGGTACCACCGCCGCACCAGCAGGACCCACACGACGTTCACCAGCACCAGGACGCCCGCGGCGGTCAACCCCCACAGGGCCCACTGCCCGTACGGCATTTCTCCTCCCATGCGACCCGGGACTGACTCCGGAGCGAATAAAAGCCTGCTAAGGTCCGTTCCCTCGCCGTTTCTGCCACATGGGCAGCCGACCACCTGGGGAAGTCGAGGGAACGATGAAGCTGCGGAAACTGATGTTCGTGCTCCCGAACCTCTTCACCGTCACCTCCATCTTCTGTGGCTTCTACGCCATCACCTTGTGCGCGGGTGAGGCTGAACCGGTGCAGCTGTACCAGGCCGCCCTGGCCATCCTCTTCGCCATGTTCTTCGACGGGTTCGACGGACGGGTGGCCCGCCTGACGAAGACGCAGAGCGACTTCGGCATGCAACTCGACAGCCTCGCGGACGTCATGTCCTTTGGCGCGGCGCCGGCGCTGCTCGTCTATAAGTGGGCGTTGGCCCCCATGGGCTTCTGGGGCCTGTTCATCTCCTTCGCGTTCATGGCCTGCGGCGCCATGCGGCTGGCGCGCTTCAACGTCCTCGCCATGCGCAACCCGCACGGCGGTGGCGGCTGCTTCTTCGTGGGGCTCCCCATCCCGCTGGCGGCCGGCGTGCTCGTCTCCCTCGTCATCTCCCACCACGTGGCGTCCCAGGGCGAGGCGCTCGGTGACGGCGCTCGCGTGCCGGTGGCGGTGGCGGTGGGCGCCCTGTCGCTGCTGATGGTGTCCACGGTGCGCTACCGCACCTTCAAGGACGCGCGCCCCAGCCGCAAGACGGCGCTTGTCTTCATGGCCATGGCGCTCACCGGGGCCTTCATCGCCCGGCAGTTCCACCCGGCCTGGGTGCTGGTGACGTACTTCATCGCGTACCTGCTCATGGGGCTGGTGGAGTCCGCGGTCTCGGTGCGCAGCCGGCTGGCGTCGCGCAAGGTCGGCGCCGTCGCGGCGGTCGCGGTGGCGGCCGGGCTTGATGAGGAGGACGACGAGGACTCCGAACCCAACGCCACCACGGACGACGGCCCCGCTTTCCTCTGAGCAGCCAGGCACGGATGCCGGGACGCGGACCGTGCCCTCCCGACCCGGGGCCGCTAGGATGCCCGGCCCATGCGCGTCGAGCTGCTGTGCACCGGTGACGAGCTCGTCACCGGCCTCATCACGGACACCAACAGCACCTGGCTGGAGGCCCGCCTCTTCGACCTCGGTGTGAAGGTCGAACGGGTGACGCTGGTGGGGGACGTGCGTCCCGGCATCACGGGCGCGCTGCTGGAGGCCTCGGCGCGCGCGGACGTGGTCATCGTCTCGGGAGGTCTGGGCCCCACTGCGGACGACTTCACGCTGGAGTGCGCCGCCGCCGCCGCGGGCGTGACCCTGGAAGAGGACGCGCGAGTGCTCGGCTGGCTGAAGGAGCGCTATGCCGCGCGAGGCATGCCCCTGAACCCGGGGGCCCTGCGCATGGCGCGCATCCCCAAGGGCACCGAACCGGTACGCAATCCCCAGGGCTCGGCGCCAATGGTCATCCAGCGCCTGGGCCGCGCCCACCTGTTCTTCCTGCCAGGGGTCCCGCGCGAATACCGCGCCCTGGTGGACGGAGAGGTCCTGCCGCGCGTGTGGACCTGGCTCGCCGCGGAACCCCACCGCACGTTCCGGGCCTTCCGCCTGCTGCGGACCGTGCGCCTGCCTGAATCCATGCTGAACGAGCAGGTGATGCCCCTCGCGCCCAGCCACCCCAGGGTGGTGTTCGGCTTCCGGACGCACGCTCCGGAGAACCACCTGAAGCTGATGGCGGAGGCCCCCACGCAGGAGGAGGCCGACGCCGCGCTCGCCGCCGCGGAGGCCGCGTGCCGGCAGGTCCTGGGCACGCACGTGTACGGAGCGGATGGCAGCGAATACGCCCCTGTCCTCCTGGACCTGCTGGCACGCGCGGGCCATACGCTGGCGGTGGCGGAGAGCTGCACGGGCGGCCTCGTCGCGCAGCAGCTCACGGCCGTCCCCGGCTCCAGCCAGGTCTTCATCGGGGGCGCGGTCGCCTACTCGGAGAAGATGAAGTCCGCCTGGGTGGGCGTGTCTCCGGACATCCTCGCGAAGCACGGCGCCGTGTCCTCCCAGACGGCGCTCGCCATGGCGGAGGGAGTCCGCGCCGCCTGCGGCGCCACGTTCGGCCTGTCCGTCACGGGCTACGCCGGCCCCGCGGGAGGCACGCCCGAGGACCCCGTGGGCACCGTGTACTGCGGCCTGTCCGGCCCCGGCATGGAGCCCCGCTGCGAGCGGATAACGGTCGCGGGTGACCGGGACCGGGTCCGCCTGTTCGCCGCGTCCCACGTGCTGGAGATGTTGAGGTTGCACCTGCTCGCCGCCCCTGTGTCGCCATGAGTCGCT
This genomic interval carries:
- a CDS encoding CinA family nicotinamide mononucleotide deamidase-related protein, which codes for MRVELLCTGDELVTGLITDTNSTWLEARLFDLGVKVERVTLVGDVRPGITGALLEASARADVVIVSGGLGPTADDFTLECAAAAAGVTLEEDARVLGWLKERYAARGMPLNPGALRMARIPKGTEPVRNPQGSAPMVIQRLGRAHLFFLPGVPREYRALVDGEVLPRVWTWLAAEPHRTFRAFRLLRTVRLPESMLNEQVMPLAPSHPRVVFGFRTHAPENHLKLMAEAPTQEEADAALAAAEAACRQVLGTHVYGADGSEYAPVLLDLLARAGHTLAVAESCTGGLVAQQLTAVPGSSQVFIGGAVAYSEKMKSAWVGVSPDILAKHGAVSSQTALAMAEGVRAACGATFGLSVTGYAGPAGGTPEDPVGTVYCGLSGPGMEPRCERITVAGDRDRVRLFAASHVLEMLRLHLLAAPVSP
- a CDS encoding HU family DNA-binding protein: MTKAELVEVVAAQSRLTKKQAAQILDSVFTNIGKAVKKDSRFSYPGFGTWSLRSRKARKIRNPQTNEMMKLKASKTVGFRPAKELKNSL
- the pssA gene encoding CDP-diacylglycerol--serine O-phosphatidyltransferase; the protein is MKLRKLMFVLPNLFTVTSIFCGFYAITLCAGEAEPVQLYQAALAILFAMFFDGFDGRVARLTKTQSDFGMQLDSLADVMSFGAAPALLVYKWALAPMGFWGLFISFAFMACGAMRLARFNVLAMRNPHGGGGCFFVGLPIPLAAGVLVSLVISHHVASQGEALGDGARVPVAVAVGALSLLMVSTVRYRTFKDARPSRKTALVFMAMALTGAFIARQFHPAWVLVTYFIAYLLMGLVESAVSVRSRLASRKVGAVAAVAVAAGLDEEDDEDSEPNATTDDGPAFL
- a CDS encoding DUF1565 domain-containing protein, with the translated sequence MSTRLLPWLLVLLCACSRPTSRPQPQAAAELWVDGAASNGDGTRERPLRTLTEALARPGPKRVHLAAGRYEGPVQLSEGTRLMGEGPGTVLAGTGPGMTVVDASRDTAVEALQVAGGDWGMEARGPVQVHAVTFRSQARGAIRLAAGSLEGRSLRFEAGAGSQSRTCSLLDTTLPAEPPSTEAPDGLGVLVEAAAPGDAAPSLILRDGVFVGPYERAVRARGGATVRLEGVCFQGPRMALSQEGGAAEVERARASGGAGTAFSTVEGALTLVDVRVQGHEYGVTANRARVSVRGFTSEHATRAGLGLTATSGLLEDVAVKDAGSYGALQLTASDLEVRRFRLEGSREYGVVALQGRLRLRDGVITGVSTADGVAGDGLHLRQVEADVDTVSVQGAKGSCVLASQHARVTLQKARLSGCGLAGLAVDTQATLESRNIDVRDTAGSVVLAIEGGQLQVESLTAKDARGELVSTDCEEQTRVHLRHVDSSTTRGLRSPCVQLDARPRAGTPQP
- a CDS encoding alpha/beta fold hydrolase — translated: MPYGQWALWGLTAAGVLVLVNVVWVLLVRRWYRLKGPLPDRLRVRCADGWELTVHARRAPVRRFAEPVLLCHGLAANRFTFDFEPPYSVAHYLTEAGFDCFSVEWRGTGHSQRPPQGRRATDFTVDDHILHDGPALLELALKESGAKQAFWLGHSLGGLVGYGVAQGPDGEKLAGLLELGAPVYLKSEPFLRTLISLGVRAAWPGSIRQAWVSASMAPFLGYLALPLSDIVVNPRHVPPRVLRQLSVNMMAAMSRKVLLQFQDWISHDAFRSYDRKTDWRAGIAKLQMPVLVMGGSADRLATAANVEAQYALLTSPDRTLHVFGRDHGDKMDYGHGDLIFGTGAPVEVYPVIREWLERRATPLPPTSAPPQG